Proteins encoded together in one Coffea arabica cultivar ET-39 chromosome 2c, Coffea Arabica ET-39 HiFi, whole genome shotgun sequence window:
- the LOC140035125 gene encoding ATP-dependent Clp protease proteolytic subunit-related protein 1, chloroplastic-like: MAAASSSSAILSRLSTATVLDKREYLGSSIGLRKSSFFPDPKLVFASPRKPKTNSVRRCCYRAPVAKSLDHIPKQFREENLKDGLMDNYKNTPQYLYGLTPSQMDMFMTEDNPVRRQAERVTQESISSACNYLNNGGMWSMSGMDERGPSKYSMSVSMYRGGARGYGRPRTAPPDLPSLLLDARIVYLGMPIVPAVTELLVAQFMWLDYDNPSKPIYLYINSSGTQNEKMETVGSETEAYAIADTMAYCKSDVYTVNCGMAYGQAAMLLALGTKGYRAVQPNCSTKLYLPKVSRSSGAVIDMWIKAKELDANTEYYIELLTKGIGKPKEEIEKDVQRPKYFQAQEAIDYGIADKIIDSRDAAFDKRNYEEMLAQSKAMRRTAGAGPQAAHSGLR; encoded by the exons ATGGctgctgcttcttcttcttcagctaTTCTGTCTCGTCTCTCTACAGCTACCGTTTTGGACAAAAGGGAGTACTTGGGTTCTTCCATTGGCCTCCGCAAATCTTCCTTTTTTCCGGACCCGAAGCTCGTATTTGCAAGTCCAAGAAAACCCAAGACAAATTCTGTTCGGAGATGTTGCTACAGGGCTCCCGTGGCCAAGTCCTTGGACCATATACCCAAACAGTTCAGGGAAGAAAATCTCAAAGATGGAT TAATGGATAACTACAAAAACACGCCTCAGTATCTTTACGGCCTTACTCCCTCGCAGATGGACATGTTCATGACAGAAGATAATCCAGTACGTCGACAGGCAGAAAGGGTAACACAG GAGAGCATTTCTTCGGCCTGCAATTATCTGAATAATGGTGGGATGTGGAGTATGTCAGGCATGGATGAGAGAGGTCCCTCAAAGTATAGCATGAGTGTAAGTATGTATCGAGGAGGAGCTAGAGGATATGGGAGGCCAAGAACTGCCCCTCCTGATTTGCCATCTTTGCTCTTGGACGCTCGAATTGTCTATTTGGGCATGCCG ATTGTCCCTGCTGTAACTGAGCTTCTTGTTGCTCAATTTATGTGGTTGGATTATGACAATCCATCTAAACCTATATATCTGTACATAAACTCGTCTGGCACGCAG AATGAGAAGATGGAGACGGTTGGTTCTGAAACTGAGGCTTATGCAATTGCGGATACCATGGCT TACTGCAAATCAGATGTGTATACTGTGAACTGTGGAATGGCATATGGTCAAGCAGCAATGCTTTTAGCACTTGGAACAAAGGGCTATCGCGCTGTACAGCCAAATTGCTCCA CAAAATTGTATCTTCCTAAAGTGAGCAGATCAAGTGGAGCTGTCATAGATATGTGGATTaag GCCAAAGAACTGGATGCAAATACAGAGTACTACATAGAGCTCTTAACAAAAGGAATAGGAAAAccgaaggaagaaattgagaaagATGTCCAGCGTCCTAAATACTTCCAAGCTCAAGAGGCAATTGACTATGGCATTGCAGATAAGATCATTGACTCGAGGGATGCTGCATTTGACAAACGG AACTATGAGGAAATGCTTGCCCAATCAAAAGCTATGAGAAGAACAGCAGGAGCCGGGCCACAAGCTGCTCACTCTGGGCTTAGGTGA